A single region of the Gracilibacillus caseinilyticus genome encodes:
- the fusA gene encoding elongation factor G: MPREFSLENTRNIGIMAHIDAGKTTATERILFYTGRIHKIGETHEGASQMDWMEQEQERGITITSAATTAQWNGHRINIIDTPGHVDFTVEVERSLRVLDGAVAVLDAQSGVEPQTETVWRQATTYGVPRIVFVNKMDKIGADFLYSVGTIGDRLGANAHPVQLPIGAEDEFEGIIDLISMEAYYYLDDLGTRAEAKPIPDEYKEQAEEYRTNLIESVAELDEDLMERYLEGEEFSNDELRVAIRKATLSVEFYPVFCGSAFKNKGVQLLIDGVVDYLPSPLDIPPIEGHVPQTEEEVVRKADDKEPFSALAFKVATDPFVGKLTFFRVYSGTLKSGSYVKNSTKDKRERVGRILQMHANSREEISEVYAGDIAGAVGLKDTGTGDTLCDEKSLVILESMEFPEPVISVAIEPKSKADQDKMGIALGKLAEEDPTFKTETNQETGQTIISGMGELHLDIIVDRLKREFKVEANVGAPQVSYRETFRSSAEVEGKFVRQSGGRGQYGHVWVKFEPNEEGAGYEFVNKIVGGVVPREYIPSVEAGIKESLENGVVAGYPLIDVKATLYDGSYHDVDSNETAFKVAASMALKAAKNKCNPVLLEPMMKVEVVIPEEYMGDIMGDVTSRRGRVEGMEARGPAQVVKAFVPLAEMFGYATSLRSNTQGRGTYTMHFDHYEEVPKSISEEIIKKNAGE, from the coding sequence ATGCCTAGAGAGTTCTCCTTGGAGAATACGCGTAATATCGGTATCATGGCTCACATCGATGCTGGTAAAACAACTGCAACAGAACGTATTTTATTCTATACTGGACGTATCCACAAAATTGGGGAAACACACGAAGGTGCTTCTCAAATGGACTGGATGGAGCAGGAACAAGAACGCGGTATTACCATTACTTCTGCAGCAACTACTGCACAATGGAATGGTCACCGCATTAACATCATCGATACACCAGGACACGTAGACTTCACTGTAGAAGTTGAACGTTCATTACGTGTACTTGATGGTGCGGTAGCGGTACTAGACGCACAGTCTGGTGTTGAACCACAAACAGAAACAGTGTGGCGCCAAGCTACAACATACGGTGTTCCACGTATTGTGTTTGTTAACAAAATGGATAAAATCGGTGCAGACTTCCTTTATTCCGTTGGTACAATCGGAGATCGTCTTGGAGCAAATGCTCACCCGGTACAACTTCCAATTGGTGCGGAAGATGAATTCGAAGGAATTATCGACTTAATCTCAATGGAAGCATACTACTACCTAGATGATTTAGGAACTCGTGCTGAAGCGAAGCCGATTCCAGATGAATACAAAGAACAAGCAGAAGAATACCGTACTAATTTAATCGAATCCGTAGCGGAATTAGATGAAGATCTAATGGAACGTTATTTAGAAGGTGAAGAATTTTCTAATGACGAACTAAGAGTTGCGATTCGTAAAGCCACTTTAAGTGTGGAATTTTACCCAGTATTCTGTGGTTCAGCTTTCAAAAACAAAGGGGTTCAGCTTTTAATCGATGGTGTTGTTGATTATCTACCATCACCATTAGATATCCCTCCAATTGAAGGACATGTACCACAAACAGAAGAAGAAGTAGTTCGTAAAGCAGATGACAAAGAACCTTTCTCTGCATTAGCATTTAAAGTAGCTACTGACCCATTCGTAGGTAAGCTTACTTTCTTCCGTGTGTACTCTGGTACATTGAAGTCAGGTTCATACGTTAAGAACTCAACGAAAGATAAGCGTGAGCGTGTAGGTCGTATCCTGCAAATGCATGCAAACTCTCGTGAGGAAATCTCTGAAGTTTACGCTGGGGATATTGCTGGGGCAGTTGGTTTGAAAGACACAGGTACAGGTGATACGCTTTGTGATGAGAAATCTCTTGTAATCCTTGAATCAATGGAATTCCCGGAACCAGTTATCTCTGTAGCAATCGAACCTAAATCGAAAGCCGACCAAGATAAAATGGGTATCGCTTTAGGTAAACTTGCGGAAGAGGATCCAACATTCAAGACAGAAACAAACCAGGAGACTGGTCAAACAATTATCTCTGGTATGGGTGAGTTACACCTTGATATCATTGTGGATCGTCTAAAGCGTGAATTCAAAGTTGAAGCAAACGTTGGTGCGCCACAAGTATCTTACCGTGAAACATTCCGTAGTTCTGCGGAAGTAGAAGGTAAATTCGTTCGTCAATCTGGTGGTCGTGGACAGTATGGTCACGTATGGGTTAAATTCGAACCTAACGAAGAAGGTGCCGGTTATGAATTTGTAAACAAAATCGTCGGTGGTGTTGTACCACGTGAATATATCCCATCTGTTGAAGCTGGTATCAAAGAATCACTAGAAAACGGCGTAGTAGCTGGTTATCCACTAATCGATGTTAAAGCGACACTTTATGATGGAAGCTATCATGATGTTGACTCTAACGAAACAGCATTTAAAGTAGCAGCCTCTATGGCGCTTAAAGCAGCTAAAAACAAGTGTAACCCAGTTCTTCTAGAACCAATGATGAAAGTAGAAGTTGTAATTCCAGAAGAATACATGGGTGACATTATGGGTGATGTAACTTCTCGTCGAGGACGCGTAGAAGGTATGGAAGCACGCGGACCTGCACAAGTAGTTAAAGCATTCGTTCCACTAGCAGAAATGTTTGGCTATGCTACTTCGCTTCGTTCTAACACGCAAGGTCGTGGTACTTATACTATGCACTTTGATCACTATGAAGAAGTACCGAAGAGCATTTCTGAAGAAATTATTAAGAAAAATGCTGGTGAATAA
- the rpsG gene encoding 30S ribosomal protein S7 produces the protein MPRKGPVAKRDVLPDPLYNSKLVTRLINQIMIDGKRGKAQKILYRAFELVQERSGQNAMDAFEQAMKNVMPVLEVRARRVGGSNYQVPVEVRPERRQALGLRYIVNYSRLRGEKTMEERLANEILDASNNTGASVKKREDMHKMAEANKAFAHYRW, from the coding sequence ATGCCACGTAAAGGACCAGTAGCAAAGCGTGATGTCTTACCAGATCCGTTATACAATTCTAAACTTGTTACACGTTTGATCAATCAAATTATGATCGACGGAAAAAGAGGTAAAGCACAAAAAATTCTTTACCGTGCGTTTGAATTAGTTCAAGAGCGCAGCGGTCAAAACGCTATGGACGCTTTTGAACAAGCGATGAAAAACGTTATGCCTGTACTTGAAGTACGTGCTCGTCGTGTTGGTGGTTCTAACTACCAAGTACCGGTTGAAGTTAGACCAGAGCGCCGTCAAGCATTAGGTTTACGCTACATCGTGAATTATTCTCGTCTTCGCGGTGAGAAAACAATGGAAGAGCGTTTAGCGAATGAAATCCTAGATGCTTCAAACAATACAGGTGCCTCTGTTAAAAAACGCGAAGATATGCACAAAATGGCAGAAGCTAACAAAGCTTTCGCTCATTATCGCTGGTAA
- the rpsL gene encoding 30S ribosomal protein S12 has product MPTINQLVRKGRVSKSKKSDSPALNKGYNSRKKLATDQNAPQKRGVCTRVGTLTPKKPNSALRKYARVRLSNQIEVTAYIPGIGHNLQEHSVVLIRGGRVKDLPGVRYHIVRGALDTSGVEGRMQGRSKYGAKKPKAKK; this is encoded by the coding sequence ATGCCAACTATTAATCAATTAGTACGCAAAGGTCGTGTTTCTAAATCAAAGAAATCTGACTCACCTGCTTTAAATAAAGGGTATAACAGCCGTAAAAAACTTGCGACTGACCAAAACGCTCCACAAAAACGTGGTGTTTGTACTCGTGTAGGTACGTTAACTCCTAAGAAACCGAACTCAGCACTTCGTAAATATGCTCGTGTACGTTTGTCTAACCAAATCGAGGTAACTGCTTATATTCCTGGGATTGGACACAATCTACAAGAGCACAGTGTTGTGTTAATTCGTGGTGGTCGTGTAAAAGACTTACCAGGGGTACGTTATCATATCGTTCGTGGTGCGCTTGATACTTCAGGTGTAGAAGGACGTATGCAAGGCCGTTCTAAATACGGTGCGAAGAAGCCAAAAGCCAAAAAATAA
- a CDS encoding 50S ribosomal protein L7ae-like protein gives MSYEKVAQVNTESIIGTKQVLKAIKNGYAKEVIIASDADPHITSKITQVASDHQVPCFFVDSMKKLGKACGIDVGAATVAIKQ, from the coding sequence ATGTCTTATGAAAAAGTGGCACAGGTAAATACTGAATCGATAATCGGAACAAAACAAGTTTTAAAAGCCATCAAAAATGGTTATGCAAAAGAAGTAATTATTGCTAGTGATGCAGACCCGCATATTACTAGTAAGATTACACAAGTAGCATCTGATCATCAGGTTCCTTGTTTCTTTGTGGATTCTATGAAAAAACTAGGAAAAGCTTGTGGAATCGATGTCGGTGCAGCAACTGTGGCGATCAAACAATAA
- the rpoC gene encoding DNA-directed RNA polymerase subunit beta' yields MLDVNNFEFMKIGLASPNKIRSWSFGEVKKPETINYRTLKPEKDGLFCERIFGPQKDWECHCGKYKRVRYKGVVCDRCGVEVTKAKVRRERMGHIELAAPVSHIWYFKGIPSRMGLVLDMSPRALEEVIYFAAYIVTDAGDTALEKKQLLSEKEYRAYRDKYGSSFKAQMGAEAIKKILQDIDLEKEVELLREELKSAQGQRRTRAIKRLEVLEAFRNSGNDPSWMIMDVLPIIPPELRPMVQLDGGRFATSDLNDLYRRVINRNNRLKRLLDLGAPSIIVQNEKRMLQEAVDALIDNGRRGRPVTGPGNRPLKSLSHMLKGKQGRFRQNLLGKRVDYSGRSVIVVGPHLKMYQCGLPKEMAVELFKPFIMKELVERGLAHNIKSAKRKIERLHEEVWDVLEDVIKEHPVLLNRAPTLHRLGIQAFEPTLVEGRAIRLHPLVCTAYNADFDGDQMAVHVPLSAEAQAEARILMLAAQNILNPKDGKPVVTPSQDMVLGNYYLTLERESAIGEGMVFKDLNEALIAYQNGFVHLHTRVAIQPSSLNKEAFTDEQRSRLMITTVGKLIFNNMLPESFPYMNEPTQENLEIATPDKYFVDAGVNVKEEIAKRDIILPFKKGILGDIIAEVFKKFKISETSKMLDRMKDLGFKYSTKAGITVGVSDIVVLSEKEEILNEAQAKVDKVLKQFRRGLITDEERYDRVISVWSQAKDTIQDKLMKSLNPRNPIFMMSDSGARGNASNFTQLAGMRGLMANPAGRIIELPIKSSFREGLTVLEYFISTHGARKGLADTALKTADSGYLTRRLVDVAQDVIIREEDCGTDRGLTVSAIKEGTEMIEPLIDRLIGRTAFQNVKHPETGEIIVEKNEVISEDAAKEIVEADIEDVIIRTVFTCNTKHGACKKCYGRNLATGEEVEVGEAVGIIAAQSIGEPGTQLTMRTFHTGGVAGSDITQGLPRIQEIFEARNPKGQAVISEIFGTVEDVTEVKDKQEIVVRGQVETKTYTSPYGSRLKVSIGEEVEAGQALTEGSIDPKELLKVKGIDGVQSYLLKEVQKVYRMQGVEIGDKHVEVMVRQMLRKVRVADSGDTEVLPGSLLEIHQFKDANKQSLLTGGQPAVGRPVLLGITKASLETDSFLSAASFQETTRVLTDAAIKGKRDELLGLKENVIIGKLVPAGTGMQRYRRIQEKLAQDPNQVEKTDSEEVIQ; encoded by the coding sequence TTGTTAGATGTAAATAATTTTGAATTTATGAAAATAGGTTTAGCGTCACCAAACAAGATTCGTTCTTGGTCATTTGGTGAAGTGAAAAAGCCGGAAACCATTAATTACCGTACATTAAAACCAGAAAAAGATGGTTTGTTCTGTGAACGTATTTTCGGTCCGCAAAAGGACTGGGAGTGTCATTGTGGTAAATACAAACGTGTACGATATAAAGGTGTAGTCTGTGATCGTTGTGGTGTAGAGGTTACGAAAGCAAAAGTACGTCGTGAGCGCATGGGCCACATTGAATTAGCAGCACCAGTATCCCATATCTGGTATTTTAAAGGAATTCCAAGTCGTATGGGGCTAGTGTTAGATATGTCTCCTCGAGCGTTAGAGGAAGTAATTTATTTCGCTGCTTACATCGTTACAGATGCAGGGGATACAGCGTTAGAAAAGAAACAACTTTTATCCGAAAAAGAATACCGCGCATATCGTGACAAATACGGCAGTTCTTTCAAAGCCCAAATGGGTGCAGAAGCAATCAAGAAAATTCTTCAGGACATCGATCTTGAAAAAGAAGTAGAATTGCTTCGTGAGGAATTAAAGTCAGCTCAAGGTCAGCGCAGAACCAGAGCGATTAAACGTCTGGAAGTATTAGAGGCGTTCCGTAACTCTGGTAACGATCCAAGCTGGATGATTATGGATGTTCTTCCGATCATCCCGCCGGAATTGCGACCAATGGTGCAATTAGATGGTGGGCGTTTTGCTACATCTGATTTGAATGATCTATATCGTCGTGTTATCAATCGTAATAACCGACTAAAGAGATTGCTTGATTTAGGTGCACCAAGCATTATTGTTCAAAACGAAAAACGTATGCTGCAAGAAGCTGTCGATGCGTTGATCGATAACGGTCGTCGCGGTCGTCCTGTTACAGGACCAGGTAACCGTCCACTTAAATCTCTTTCACACATGCTGAAAGGGAAGCAAGGCCGTTTCCGTCAGAACTTGTTAGGTAAACGTGTAGATTATTCTGGCCGTTCTGTTATCGTCGTAGGACCGCACTTGAAAATGTATCAATGTGGTCTACCGAAAGAAATGGCAGTGGAATTGTTTAAGCCGTTTATCATGAAAGAGTTAGTGGAGCGAGGTTTAGCTCACAATATTAAATCTGCAAAACGTAAAATTGAACGTCTTCATGAAGAAGTTTGGGATGTGTTAGAAGATGTGATTAAAGAGCACCCAGTTCTATTAAACCGTGCACCAACTCTACACCGTCTAGGTATTCAAGCTTTTGAACCTACATTGGTAGAAGGTCGCGCAATCCGTCTTCACCCACTAGTATGTACAGCATACAACGCTGACTTTGATGGGGACCAAATGGCGGTACACGTACCATTATCAGCAGAGGCGCAAGCAGAGGCACGTATTTTAATGCTAGCTGCACAAAACATCCTGAACCCGAAAGATGGAAAACCAGTTGTAACGCCATCTCAGGATATGGTACTTGGTAACTACTATTTAACTCTTGAACGCGAGAGTGCTATTGGTGAAGGTATGGTGTTTAAGGACTTGAACGAAGCATTAATCGCCTACCAGAACGGTTTTGTACATCTTCACACACGTGTAGCCATTCAACCGTCTTCTCTGAATAAAGAAGCGTTCACGGATGAGCAACGCAGTAGATTAATGATTACAACGGTTGGTAAGCTAATCTTTAACAATATGCTTCCGGAATCATTCCCGTACATGAATGAGCCGACACAGGAAAACTTAGAAATAGCAACACCAGATAAGTATTTTGTTGACGCTGGGGTAAATGTTAAAGAAGAGATTGCGAAACGTGATATCATTTTACCATTCAAAAAAGGTATTCTTGGAGATATTATTGCGGAAGTATTCAAGAAGTTCAAAATCAGCGAAACTTCCAAAATGCTTGACCGTATGAAAGATCTAGGCTTCAAGTACTCTACAAAAGCAGGTATTACAGTAGGTGTATCTGATATCGTTGTGCTTTCTGAAAAAGAAGAAATTCTAAATGAGGCACAAGCCAAAGTAGATAAAGTATTGAAGCAATTCCGCAGAGGTTTAATTACGGATGAAGAGCGCTATGATCGTGTCATTTCTGTATGGTCTCAAGCGAAAGATACTATTCAGGATAAATTAATGAAGTCCTTGAATCCTCGTAACCCTATCTTTATGATGAGTGATTCAGGTGCCCGTGGTAACGCATCTAACTTTACCCAGCTTGCAGGTATGCGTGGTCTAATGGCCAACCCAGCTGGTCGAATCATTGAGTTACCGATTAAATCAAGCTTCCGTGAAGGTTTAACAGTACTCGAGTACTTTATTTCAACACACGGTGCACGTAAAGGTCTTGCTGATACTGCACTTAAGACAGCCGATTCTGGCTACTTAACAAGACGACTTGTTGACGTTGCGCAAGATGTTATTATCCGTGAAGAAGATTGTGGAACAGATCGTGGATTAACTGTATCAGCTATTAAAGAAGGTACTGAAATGATCGAACCATTAATCGACCGACTAATCGGCAGAACGGCATTCCAGAACGTGAAGCATCCTGAAACAGGAGAAATCATTGTTGAGAAAAATGAAGTAATCTCTGAAGATGCTGCCAAGGAAATTGTGGAAGCAGATATTGAAGATGTCATCATCAGAACTGTCTTTACATGTAACACCAAGCACGGTGCATGTAAAAAATGTTACGGTCGAAACTTAGCTACAGGTGAAGAAGTCGAAGTGGGTGAAGCGGTAGGTATTATCGCTGCACAATCTATCGGTGAGCCTGGTACACAGTTAACCATGCGTACATTCCACACAGGTGGGGTAGCAGGTAGCGATATTACTCAAGGTTTACCGCGTATCCAAGAGATCTTTGAAGCGCGTAATCCAAAAGGGCAGGCAGTAATTTCTGAAATCTTCGGTACGGTCGAAGACGTTACAGAAGTGAAAGATAAACAAGAGATTGTTGTGCGTGGTCAAGTAGAAACGAAAACGTACACTTCACCATACGGTTCAAGACTTAAAGTCTCTATCGGTGAGGAAGTAGAGGCGGGTCAAGCGTTGACAGAAGGTTCAATCGATCCGAAAGAATTATTAAAAGTTAAAGGTATCGATGGCGTACAATCTTATCTGTTGAAAGAAGTGCAGAAGGTATACCGTATGCAAGGGGTAGAAATCGGTGATAAACACGTAGAAGTAATGGTTCGTCAAATGCTTCGTAAAGTTCGTGTTGCAGATTCTGGTGATACAGAAGTATTACCTGGATCATTGCTCGAAATTCACCAGTTCAAAGATGCCAACAAACAATCGTTACTTACAGGCGGTCAGCCAGCAGTAGGTCGGCCAGTACTACTAGGTATTACGAAGGCATCTCTTGAAACAGACTCCTTCTTATCAGCCGCATCGTTCCAAGAGACCACAAGAGTCTTAACAGATGCAGCAATCAAAGGCAAACGGGATGAATTACTAGGACTTAAAGAGAATGTTATCATTGGTAAGCTGGTTCCTGCAGGTACAGGTATGCAACGATATCGACGCATTCAGGAAAAACTTGCACAAGATCCTAACCAAGTAGAAAAGACAGACTCTGAAGAAGTCATTCAATAA
- the rpoB gene encoding DNA-directed RNA polymerase subunit beta has translation MTGQLVQYGRHRQRRSYARISEVLELPNLIEIQTASYQWFLDEGLREMFQDISPIEDFAGNLSLEFVDYSLGEPKYPVDESKERDVTYNAPLRVKVRLLNNETGEVKEQEVFMGDFPLMTETGTFVINGAERVIVSQLVRSPSVYFNAKIDKNGKRGYGATVIPNRGAWLEFETDAKDVVHVRIDRTRKLPITVLLRALGFGDDQEILDLFGENEYLKNTLEKDNTETSEKALLEIYERLRPGEPPTVENAKSLLVSRFFDPKRYDLAHVGRYKINKKLHLKNRLFNQILAEPLVDPETGEVIANKGDKLDRRLLDKILPILDSDENRFGERVIEPHEGVVEDPISVQSIKIMDPTDPEGERTLTVLSNCNVDSGIKNITPADILSAISYFFNILHQVGDTDDIDHLGNRRLRSVGELLQNQFRIGLSRMERVVRERMSIQDTSSITPQQLINIRPVIASIKEFFGSSQLSQFMDQTNPLAELTHKRRLSALGPGGLTRERAGFEVRDVHYSHYGRMCPIETPEGPNIGLINSLSSYAKVNKFGFIETPYRRVDPETGRVTEQMDYLTADEEDNYVVAQANAKLDEDGTFSDEEVIARFRGENTIVNREKLDYMDVSPKQVVSAATACIPFLENDDSNRALMGANMQRQAVPLMQPKSPIVGTGMEYVSGKDSGAAVICKHEGIVERVEAKEVLVRRITEVDGREVEGDLDRYRLQKFIRSNQGTCYNQRPIVAKGNRVTKGEILADGPSMEKGELALGQNVLVGFMTWEGYNYEDAIIMSERLVKDDVYTSIHIEEYESEARDTKLGPEEITRDIPNVGEDALRDLDERGIIRVGAEVEDGDLLVGKVTPKGVTELSAEERLLHAIFGEKAREVRDTSLRVPHGAGGIVLDVKIFNRADGDELPPGVNQLVRVYIVQKRKIHEGDKMAGRHGNKGVISKILPEEDMPFLPDGTPIDIMLNPLGVPSRMNIGQVLELHLGMAARQLGIHVASPVFDGAREEDVWETLEEAGLPRDAKTILYDGRTGEPFDNRVSVGVMYMIKLAHMVDDKLHARSTGPYSLVTQQPLGGKAQFGGQRFGEMEVWALEAYGAAYTLQEILTVKSDDTVGRVKTYEAIVKGDNVPEPGIPESFKVLIKELQSLGMDVKMLSGDEQEIELRDEDEDDGQSADNFNLEIEETTS, from the coding sequence TTGACAGGTCAACTAGTTCAATATGGTCGACACCGCCAGCGCAGAAGTTACGCGCGTATCAGCGAGGTTTTAGAATTACCGAATTTAATTGAGATTCAAACCGCATCTTATCAATGGTTCTTAGACGAAGGTTTACGAGAAATGTTCCAGGATATTTCGCCGATTGAAGATTTCGCAGGAAATTTATCTTTGGAATTTGTAGATTACAGCCTAGGTGAACCAAAGTATCCGGTGGATGAATCCAAAGAAAGAGATGTAACCTATAACGCTCCTCTACGAGTAAAGGTTCGTTTATTAAACAACGAAACAGGTGAAGTGAAAGAACAAGAAGTGTTTATGGGTGATTTCCCATTGATGACGGAAACAGGTACGTTTGTCATTAATGGTGCAGAACGTGTTATTGTTTCACAGCTTGTTCGTTCACCGAGTGTTTATTTCAACGCCAAAATCGATAAAAACGGTAAACGTGGCTATGGTGCTACGGTTATCCCTAACAGAGGTGCTTGGTTAGAATTTGAAACAGACGCTAAGGATGTTGTGCATGTCAGAATTGATCGTACAAGAAAGTTACCAATAACAGTCCTTTTAAGAGCGTTAGGTTTTGGAGATGACCAAGAAATCTTGGATTTATTCGGAGAGAATGAATACTTGAAAAACACCCTTGAAAAAGACAATACGGAAACAAGCGAAAAAGCTTTGTTAGAAATATATGAGCGCCTTCGCCCAGGAGAACCACCAACTGTAGAAAATGCTAAAAGTCTATTGGTTTCTAGATTTTTTGATCCAAAAAGATATGACTTGGCACACGTTGGTCGTTACAAAATCAATAAAAAATTACATTTGAAAAATCGTTTATTTAATCAAATTTTAGCTGAGCCACTTGTTGATCCTGAAACAGGAGAAGTGATTGCGAATAAAGGCGATAAATTAGATAGGCGTTTATTAGATAAAATCTTACCAATACTAGACTCTGACGAAAATCGTTTCGGTGAGAGAGTGATAGAACCTCATGAGGGTGTGGTAGAAGATCCAATCAGCGTTCAATCGATTAAAATCATGGATCCAACTGACCCTGAAGGTGAAAGAACGTTAACAGTCCTAAGTAACTGTAACGTAGATAGCGGTATTAAAAATATTACACCTGCTGATATTTTGTCAGCAATCAGTTATTTCTTTAACATTCTTCACCAGGTAGGCGACACAGATGACATCGATCACCTTGGTAATCGTCGTCTTCGTTCAGTGGGTGAATTGTTACAAAATCAATTCCGTATCGGTTTATCTCGTATGGAGCGTGTTGTTCGTGAAAGAATGTCGATTCAGGACACTTCTTCGATCACACCGCAACAATTGATTAACATTCGACCAGTGATTGCATCTATCAAAGAGTTCTTTGGTAGTTCACAATTATCACAGTTTATGGATCAAACCAATCCATTAGCAGAGCTTACGCACAAGCGTCGTTTATCTGCTTTGGGACCAGGTGGTTTGACGCGTGAACGTGCAGGCTTTGAAGTGCGAGACGTTCACTATTCTCACTATGGACGTATGTGTCCGATCGAAACGCCTGAGGGTCCGAACATCGGGTTGATAAACTCACTATCTTCTTACGCTAAAGTAAACAAATTTGGTTTTATTGAAACGCCATACCGCAGGGTAGATCCTGAAACGGGGCGTGTTACTGAACAAATGGATTACTTAACTGCTGATGAAGAAGATAACTATGTAGTAGCACAAGCGAACGCGAAACTAGATGAAGATGGAACCTTTTCAGATGAAGAAGTTATCGCAAGGTTCCGTGGTGAAAATACGATCGTTAATCGTGAAAAGCTTGACTATATGGATGTATCCCCTAAACAAGTTGTGTCAGCCGCAACAGCATGTATTCCGTTCTTGGAGAATGATGACTCCAACCGTGCCTTAATGGGTGCGAACATGCAGCGGCAGGCTGTGCCACTTATGCAGCCGAAGTCGCCAATTGTGGGTACTGGTATGGAATATGTATCAGGGAAAGACTCTGGTGCTGCAGTAATCTGTAAACACGAAGGTATCGTGGAAAGAGTAGAAGCGAAAGAAGTATTGGTTCGCCGTATTACGGAAGTGGATGGCAGAGAAGTAGAAGGTGACCTTGACCGTTACCGCCTGCAGAAATTCATCCGTTCAAACCAAGGAACTTGTTATAATCAGCGTCCAATCGTTGCCAAAGGAAATCGTGTAACGAAAGGTGAAATATTAGCTGACGGTCCATCAATGGAAAAAGGGGAATTGGCACTTGGCCAAAACGTCCTTGTCGGCTTTATGACATGGGAAGGTTACAACTACGAGGATGCCATCATCATGAGCGAACGCCTTGTCAAAGATGATGTGTATACTTCGATCCATATTGAAGAGTATGAATCTGAAGCGCGTGATACAAAATTAGGACCAGAAGAAATCACGCGTGATATCCCGAACGTAGGGGAAGATGCGTTACGTGATTTAGATGAAAGAGGTATTATTCGTGTCGGTGCGGAAGTAGAAGATGGCGATTTGTTAGTAGGTAAAGTAACACCTAAAGGTGTAACAGAACTATCTGCTGAAGAACGTCTGTTACACGCTATCTTCGGTGAAAAAGCGCGTGAAGTGCGTGATACATCACTGCGAGTACCACACGGTGCCGGTGGTATTGTATTAGATGTGAAAATCTTCAACCGTGCTGACGGTGATGAATTACCTCCAGGTGTAAACCAGTTAGTTCGTGTCTATATCGTTCAAAAACGTAAGATTCACGAAGGAGATAAGATGGCCGGTCGTCACGGTAACAAAGGTGTTATTTCCAAGATTTTACCGGAAGAAGATATGCCATTCTTACCAGACGGTACACCAATTGACATCATGTTAAACCCATTAGGGGTACCATCTCGTATGAACATCGGACAAGTGCTTGAATTGCACTTAGGTATGGCTGCCAGACAATTAGGTATTCATGTAGCATCGCCGGTATTTGATGGTGCGCGTGAAGAAGATGTTTGGGAGACGCTTGAAGAAGCAGGATTACCACGTGATGCGAAAACGATTCTGTATGACGGAAGAACCGGTGAGCCGTTTGATAACCGTGTTTCTGTTGGTGTCATGTACATGATCAAGCTTGCTCACATGGTTGATGATAAGTTACACGCTCGTTCTACAGGTCCTTACTCACTTGTTACGCAGCAGCCACTAGGTGGTAAGGCGCAATTCGGTGGTCAGCGTTTTGGTGAAATGGAGGTATGGGCATTAGAAGCATACGGTGCCGCTTATACACTTCAAGAAATCTTAACGGTGAAATCGGATGATACCGTTGGGCGTGTGAAAACTTATGAAGCCATCGTGAAAGGTGATAATGTTCCTGAACCTGGAATTCCTGAATCTTTCAAAGTATTGATCAAAGAGTTACAGAGTTTAGGTATGGATGTCAAAATGCTATCTGGCGATGAACAAGAGATCGAACTTCGTGATGAAGATGAAGATGACGGGCAATCAGCAGATAACTTCAACTTAGAAATAGAAGAAACAACTAGCTGA
- a CDS encoding class I SAM-dependent methyltransferase, with the protein MMDQYFSQSPDVVSDPKTWRFELRERTFRFTTDNGVFSKNEVDYGSRVLIESFVLPKAEGDIVDVGCGYGPISIALAASFPERKVLGVDVNQRALQLAQQNAEQNRIDNVLFKESNILAGVSDRRFAAILTNPPIRAGKQVVHQIFEEAQQSILPGGELWVVIQKKQGAPSAKRKLEELFEEVSVVAKDKGYFIFCAK; encoded by the coding sequence TTGATGGATCAATATTTTTCGCAATCTCCAGATGTGGTCAGTGATCCGAAGACGTGGCGTTTTGAATTAAGAGAACGCACCTTTCGATTCACAACAGATAACGGAGTTTTCTCCAAGAATGAAGTTGATTATGGTTCGCGCGTTTTAATTGAATCGTTCGTCCTCCCTAAAGCAGAGGGTGATATTGTCGATGTGGGATGTGGATATGGACCGATTAGTATTGCTCTTGCTGCCAGCTTTCCAGAAAGAAAAGTGTTAGGGGTCGATGTGAATCAACGAGCGCTTCAGTTAGCGCAACAAAACGCTGAACAGAATCGCATAGACAATGTACTGTTCAAGGAAAGTAATATATTAGCAGGTGTGTCAGACCGGAGATTCGCAGCTATCTTAACCAACCCGCCAATACGCGCCGGCAAACAAGTGGTACATCAAATCTTTGAAGAAGCCCAACAATCGATATTACCAGGTGGAGAGTTGTGGGTTGTCATTCAGAAGAAACAAGGTGCACCTTCCGCCAAGAGAAAGTTAGAAGAATTATTTGAAGAGGTTTCAGTTGTAGCGAAGGATAAAGGATATTTTATTTTTTGTGCAAAATAA